From the genome of Eucalyptus grandis isolate ANBG69807.140 chromosome 2, ASM1654582v1, whole genome shotgun sequence, one region includes:
- the LOC104433044 gene encoding sec14 cytosolic factor isoform X1 — MEKSRELALTQMRKSVQKLGSSTENFGEPTLMRFLIARSMDADKAAKMFVKWQEWRSTWVPNGFVPESEIGEELEARKLFLQGLSRSGQPLMVGKASKHFPSKDQLQFKKYVIYLLDKTIASSFKGREIGNEKMIVILDLQNIGYKNVDARGLITGFQFLQAYYPERLAKLFFLNMPGFFVSVWRMISRFLEKATKEKIVIVSNEDEREQLFKEIGAEVLPEEYGGQAKLVPIQDVVLPPLDN; from the exons ATGGAGAAAAGCCGGGAACTTGCGCTGACCCAGATGAGGAAATCAGTTCAGAAGCTCGGTTCTTCGACGGAG AATTTTGGCGAACCGACGCTCATGCGGTTCTTGATTGCTAGATCGATGGACGCCGATAAGGCGGCGAAGATGTTCGTGAAATGGCAGGAATGGAGGTCGACATGGGTCCCGAATGGGTTCGTTCCAGAGTCCGAAATAGGCGAGGAATTGGAAGCCAGGAAGCTTTTTCTGCAGGGCTTGTCGAGAAGTGGTCAACCTCTGATGGTCGGCAAGGCCAGCAAGCATTTTCCTTCGAAAGATCAGCTCCAGTTTAAGA AATACGTAATTTATTTACTGGACAAGACCATTGCAAG TTCTTTCAAAGGACGGGAAATAGGGAATGAAAAGATGATTGTCATTCTTGATCTGCAAAACATAGGTTATAAGAATGTTGATGCACGTGGCCTCATCACTGGATTTCAGTTTTTACAG GCTTACTATCCTGAGCGCCTGGCCAAGCTTTTCTTTCTGAATATGCCAGGGTTCTTTGTCAGTGTTTGGAGAATGATTTCTCGATTCCTCGAGAAGGCAACAAAGGAAAAG ATCGTGATTGTGAGCAATGAAGATGAACGAGAACAACTCTTCAAGGAAATTGGCGCCGAAGTCTTGCCCGAAGAATATGGTGGGCAAGCAAAGCTTGTGCCCATACAGGATGTTGTTTTGCCCCCTTTGGATAATTAA
- the LOC104433044 gene encoding phosphatidylinositol transfer protein 3 isoform X2, with protein MDADKAAKMFVKWQEWRSTWVPNGFVPESEIGEELEARKLFLQGLSRSGQPLMVGKASKHFPSKDQLQFKKYVIYLLDKTIASSFKGREIGNEKMIVILDLQNIGYKNVDARGLITGFQFLQAYYPERLAKLFFLNMPGFFVSVWRMISRFLEKATKEKIVIVSNEDEREQLFKEIGAEVLPEEYGGQAKLVPIQDVVLPPLDN; from the exons ATGGACGCCGATAAGGCGGCGAAGATGTTCGTGAAATGGCAGGAATGGAGGTCGACATGGGTCCCGAATGGGTTCGTTCCAGAGTCCGAAATAGGCGAGGAATTGGAAGCCAGGAAGCTTTTTCTGCAGGGCTTGTCGAGAAGTGGTCAACCTCTGATGGTCGGCAAGGCCAGCAAGCATTTTCCTTCGAAAGATCAGCTCCAGTTTAAGA AATACGTAATTTATTTACTGGACAAGACCATTGCAAG TTCTTTCAAAGGACGGGAAATAGGGAATGAAAAGATGATTGTCATTCTTGATCTGCAAAACATAGGTTATAAGAATGTTGATGCACGTGGCCTCATCACTGGATTTCAGTTTTTACAG GCTTACTATCCTGAGCGCCTGGCCAAGCTTTTCTTTCTGAATATGCCAGGGTTCTTTGTCAGTGTTTGGAGAATGATTTCTCGATTCCTCGAGAAGGCAACAAAGGAAAAG ATCGTGATTGTGAGCAATGAAGATGAACGAGAACAACTCTTCAAGGAAATTGGCGCCGAAGTCTTGCCCGAAGAATATGGTGGGCAAGCAAAGCTTGTGCCCATACAGGATGTTGTTTTGCCCCCTTTGGATAATTAA